A genomic window from Helicobacter suis HS1 includes:
- a CDS encoding heavy metal translocating P-type ATPase codes for MQKYYFKGLDCPDCANKLEIELNKQSYIKAAQVSFNTGTLYLDTKDIQKALKLIEELEPEMILSNKQDHPSPDSLSIYPILSSIGLYLVAVIALHFTQVVFVRYLAFIILAGVYAFAGKDVFLGALRGVKNRRFFDENTLMLSATIAAFCVGAYEESVSVMVFYATGEFLQKLAINRSKRSLQSLLDVAPNFASLKQGETLEQVRPEDLKIGDVVVVKVGEKIPTDGVVLLGESMLDQKPLTGESLPVNVREKDKVLGGSINLKAVLEIEVSKAYTDSSIAKIVDMVSHAVSQKSQTEKLISVFARYYTPAVFCIALMIACIPPLLGHGSFDEWIYRGLVALMVSCPCALVISIPLGYFGGVGAASKCGILIKDVHTLETLNQVKNIAFDKTGTLSKGEFQVIRVVSEPPFTQEDVLRFASCAQILSTHPIALSIQKAYTSACKHQIEEYQEISGLGVQAKCHANLIIAGNDQILHKYNIPHTCCSLEGTIVHVASNGEYIGYIVLADTLKEDAKESLERLKKEGISNFCILSGDNESTTKNMAKILHCNYQAGLLPEQKVQAFKSFQQNNKGKSAFIGDGINDAPTLALADVGMGMGSASEISKESADIVITNNALNSVVQVFKIAKKTRYICGINIIFALGVKAAFLILGVFGEATLWEAVFGDVGVTLIALANSMRTMWVK; via the coding sequence ATGCAAAAGTATTATTTTAAAGGGCTTGATTGTCCAGATTGTGCCAATAAATTAGAAATAGAATTAAACAAACAAAGTTACATCAAAGCCGCTCAGGTATCTTTTAACACGGGTACTTTGTATTTAGATACAAAGGATATTCAAAAGGCTTTAAAGCTCATTGAAGAATTAGAACCGGAGATGATTCTTTCTAATAAGCAAGATCACCCTTCTCCAGACTCTTTAAGTATCTATCCAATTTTAAGCTCCATTGGGCTTTATTTAGTTGCTGTTATAGCGCTACATTTTACACAAGTTGTTTTTGTGCGCTATTTAGCTTTTATAATTTTGGCTGGAGTGTATGCATTTGCTGGTAAAGATGTTTTTCTAGGGGCTCTTAGAGGTGTAAAAAATAGACGCTTCTTTGATGAAAATACCTTAATGTTAAGCGCCACCATTGCTGCCTTTTGCGTGGGGGCTTATGAAGAGTCGGTTTCTGTCATGGTGTTTTATGCAACCGGAGAGTTTTTACAAAAATTGGCGATCAACCGCTCTAAACGATCGCTACAATCTCTACTAGATGTTGCGCCTAATTTTGCCTCTCTTAAACAAGGAGAGACTTTAGAGCAAGTGCGCCCGGAGGATTTAAAAATAGGCGATGTGGTGGTGGTTAAAGTGGGGGAGAAAATCCCTACAGACGGGGTTGTGCTTTTAGGAGAAAGCATGCTTGATCAAAAACCTCTAACTGGAGAATCTTTACCTGTAAATGTAAGAGAAAAAGATAAAGTGTTAGGGGGGAGTATTAATTTAAAAGCGGTATTAGAAATTGAAGTGAGTAAGGCTTATACCGATTCTTCTATTGCTAAGATTGTTGACATGGTCTCTCATGCAGTTAGTCAGAAATCCCAGACCGAAAAACTCATTAGTGTATTTGCGCGTTATTACACCCCTGCAGTTTTTTGTATTGCTCTCATGATTGCTTGTATTCCGCCTCTTTTAGGGCATGGGAGTTTTGATGAGTGGATTTATCGCGGACTGGTTGCTTTAATGGTGAGTTGTCCGTGTGCTTTAGTGATTTCTATTCCATTAGGCTATTTTGGCGGGGTGGGGGCGGCTAGCAAATGTGGCATTTTAATTAAAGATGTACACACCTTAGAAACCCTCAATCAAGTTAAAAATATCGCCTTTGATAAAACCGGGACTCTAAGTAAGGGGGAGTTTCAAGTTATAAGAGTGGTGAGTGAACCTCCCTTTACTCAAGAAGATGTGTTGCGTTTTGCTAGTTGCGCACAGATTTTATCTACCCACCCTATCGCCCTCTCTATCCAAAAAGCCTATACAAGTGCTTGCAAACACCAAATTGAAGAGTATCAAGAAATTAGCGGTCTAGGCGTGCAGGCTAAATGCCATGCTAATTTAATCATCGCGGGTAATGATCAAATTTTGCATAAATACAATATCCCCCACACTTGCTGTAGTTTAGAGGGCACGATTGTACATGTCGCTTCTAATGGGGAATACATCGGTTATATCGTGCTAGCCGATACACTCAAAGAGGACGCTAAAGAATCTTTAGAGCGCTTAAAAAAAGAGGGGATTAGTAACTTTTGTATTTTAAGTGGGGATAATGAGAGCACCACTAAAAACATGGCAAAAATTTTACATTGTAATTATCAGGCCGGATTATTACCAGAGCAAAAAGTCCAAGCCTTTAAATCTTTCCAGCAAAATAACAAAGGTAAAAGTGCTTTCATTGGAGATGGCATTAATGATGCGCCTACTTTGGCTTTGGCCGATGTGGGCATGGGTATGGGCAGTGCTAGTGAGATTAGCAAAGAAAGCGCAGATATTGTCATTACAAATAACGCGTTAAACTCTGTGGTGCAGGTTTTTAAAATCGCTAAGAAAACAAGATACATCTGTGGTATAAATATTATCTTTGCTTTGGGGGTAAAAGCGGCCTTTTTGATTTTAGGGGTTTTTGGGGAAGCGACTTTGTGGGAAGCCGTATTTGGAGATGTGGGTGTTACTCTCATTGCCCTAGCTAATTCTATGCGCACAATGTGGGTTAAATAA
- a CDS encoding YifB family Mg chelatase-like AAA ATPase: MPPPASTVNTLYCATMQATLAQIVEVEATFTRALPAFVISGLPNSAIQESKQRVQSALQNNGFSFPPLKITINLSPADLPKSGSHFDLPMALLVALQKRSLEGKWFAFGELGLDGRVKYNQAIFPMLLDIAIKEPHAHVIVPKLGEELFALIPNLHFHYVENLQEALETILYNTPATPQKTQLAFESLELQGQRYYYMRDFALDFKDVKGQELAKEAALIAASGMHNIIFEGSPGCGKSMVAKRMRYILPPSTLSEMIEGVKLRILSHQDSAYSPLRSFRNPHQSASKASILGSTNASLPRPGEIALAHNGILFFDELPHFKRDVLESLREPMENNKLVISRVHSKIEYNTSFLFIGAMNPCPCGNLMDKNKVCRCQEREIIAYKNRLSEPFLDRIDLFVQMASSREDVKSRVSSEALHQQMLEAFKMQKIRGQSELNGKLQESQIEEFCLLTQEAQHLLDQAILRFNFSERAVHKSKKIARTIADLQRSEIIEKEHVLKALHFRKVA; encoded by the coding sequence ATGCCGCCCCCTGCTAGCACGGTTAACACTCTTTACTGTGCCACCATGCAGGCTACACTAGCCCAAATCGTAGAAGTTGAGGCGACATTTACTAGAGCTCTTCCGGCCTTTGTCATTTCAGGTTTGCCCAATAGCGCGATTCAAGAATCTAAACAAAGGGTACAATCTGCTCTCCAAAATAACGGCTTTAGCTTCCCCCCTCTTAAAATCACAATCAATCTCTCCCCAGCAGATTTACCCAAAAGTGGGAGTCATTTTGATCTGCCTATGGCTTTACTTGTGGCTTTACAAAAAAGATCATTAGAGGGAAAATGGTTTGCCTTTGGGGAATTGGGTTTAGATGGCCGTGTTAAATACAACCAAGCTATTTTTCCCATGCTCTTAGACATCGCCATTAAAGAACCCCATGCCCATGTAATCGTGCCTAAATTAGGTGAAGAACTTTTTGCTCTGATCCCTAATTTACACTTCCATTATGTAGAAAATCTCCAAGAGGCTTTAGAGACTATTTTATATAATACCCCCGCTACGCCCCAAAAAACCCAATTAGCCTTTGAATCTTTAGAACTTCAAGGGCAACGCTACTACTATATGCGCGATTTTGCGCTAGATTTTAAAGATGTAAAAGGACAAGAGCTAGCTAAAGAGGCCGCTCTTATTGCTGCCTCTGGAATGCATAATATTATTTTTGAGGGTAGTCCGGGCTGTGGTAAAAGCATGGTAGCCAAGCGCATGCGCTATATTCTGCCCCCTTCTACTCTTTCTGAAATGATTGAGGGGGTTAAGTTGCGCATTTTAAGCCACCAAGATAGCGCTTATAGCCCGCTTAGAAGTTTTAGAAACCCCCACCAAAGCGCCTCCAAAGCTAGTATTTTAGGTTCTACAAATGCTAGTTTGCCAAGACCCGGTGAAATTGCCCTAGCCCATAATGGCATTTTATTTTTTGATGAACTCCCCCATTTTAAAAGAGATGTTTTAGAGTCTTTGCGCGAGCCAATGGAGAATAATAAACTAGTGATCTCTAGGGTGCATAGTAAAATTGAATACAACACCTCATTTTTATTTATAGGGGCGATGAATCCTTGCCCTTGTGGGAATTTAATGGATAAGAATAAAGTATGCCGTTGCCAAGAAAGAGAAATTATTGCCTATAAAAACCGCTTGAGTGAACCTTTTTTAGATCGCATTGATTTATTTGTGCAAATGGCTAGTTCAAGAGAAGATGTTAAAAGTAGAGTGAGTTCAGAAGCGTTGCACCAACAAATGCTAGAAGCCTTTAAAATGCAAAAGATACGGGGGCAAAGTGAACTGAATGGAAAACTCCAAGAGAGTCAAATTGAGGAATTTTGTTTATTAACACAGGAAGCACAACACCTACTAGATCAAGCAATCTTGCGCTTTAATTTTTCAGAAAGAGCCGTGCATAAAAGCAAGAAAATAGCGCGCACCATTGCCGATTTACAAAGAAGCGAGATAATAGAAAAAGAACATGTGTTAAAAGCGTTGCATTTTAGAAAAGTGGCTTAA